tatatattaattctaaAACGATGCATGGGCTATTGTGGCTACTAATACAAACAATACAAATAATGTAGCACTAAAAAttgtacaaaatatttttttcgtttattattaaaattattttattgttataaaaattcatattttattggaaatattatgttcctccaaatatatatttcttaaaaaactAGAATTATTAATGGGAAAATATCATCAAAATTAGGTGATActctattaatatattgaaaaacgTTTTATCTACATTCTCTATATTCTATATGAACTTATTATTTCCAAATGTTAGGAAATCatgtatactttttttcattttattctgataaaaattaataaaaatgttaattactattttagattaaaatactaattaatattttttgaatatatagtaatgaattcaaaatataatattttaataaaaatttcttttttgtatcaacattatgataaaaaaattataatatatattaatacttcttttttttgtctcTATTAATAaagcattattattttatatattttataaagatcttaaaaaaaaaattaacaaaaaaaaataaagaaataaaattaaacaaataaatagtattcttaatattttaaagaatataatatttttgttaatttttgcCTTATTAAATATAGTGCAATATTATCTATCTACATAATGGGgagaaaaatgaagattttaccttttattaatatttttacgtatatatttttctcttcgatatataatttttacattgaAAAGGTATAGCactaatatttaattatatttctgcttttcatatttttggtgttttatttttatatatagtgttttttaatattagaatatttattcttttaaatattaaatgtattctTTGATCTTTTAGAGTACTTTCTATAAATATGGAAATGTGAAGATTATTGTTGATGGGAAATTATGTACAAGAATTAATAGATATCTAGCAAAATGTAACCAGAATAAAGATTTACATATTGTtgaattaaaagaagaaataccAAATAATAgagtatatgaaaaaaaaaaagatatatctaataatgaaaaagaatctacaggaaaaaaagaacaacCAATTGGATGTTCATTAGAGAATTCGAACGTCAATAGATCATTTGTAAAACATAAATCCTGTAtgtttgaaacaaaaaaatactcTCGtcgagaaaaaaaaatattcaaagaacttgattatatagattttcttaaaagGAACAAGAATATTAGTGATAAgacttacaaaaaaataatgcgtAAAAAATTCTCATTACGATTAGGATCacctttattattgtttttgttGTTATCAACTCTACTCATAGTAGATATATCTCTGTGTTATCCATCTGGAGGAAAGGGATTTTTGGAATTATCAGGATTGAAATCGATTTTAAGTTCCTTGGGGAAACTTTGAAGTCATATTTTAGTTGGTTATTGCCTGCTGGAGCAGGTTCATCTCATAGTGTATTAGAACCATTATTTAGAATtgtattatttgttatacCCTTATTAATAATTGGTTTCACACTTACATCGTACGttttttattaccataaaaagctaaaaaatatgaaaaaattaagttcagtaaaaagtgaaatgaataatagggaattactttttttaaggtaatgtatattttaatatgatgTAATATCTACAATGTCATTCGTTATGtgtataataaacatatagtTAATTACTGAAATTTTATACAAGCAATTTCATATTAGTGCATTTTATAACtccaaaaaaatagaaatttatgttcttagtttttttatgaatttaaaGGTTTTGAGTTTTTATAACTTgtgttttaaattattatattgtgtaatt
The sequence above is a segment of the Plasmodium malariae genome assembly, contig: PmUG01_00_39, whole genome shotgun sequence genome. Coding sequences within it:
- the PmUG01_00065500 gene encoding fam-l protein, with the protein product MGRKMKILPFINIFTYIFFSSIYNFYIEKSTFYKYGNVKIIVDGKLCTRINRYLAKCNQNKDLHIVELKEEIPNNRVYEKKKDISNNEKESTGKKEQPIGCSLENSNVNRSFVKHKSCMFETKKYSRREKKIFKELDYIDFLKRNKNISDKTYKKIMRKKFSLRLGSPLLLFLLLSTLLIVDISLCYPSGGKGFLELSGLKSILSSLGKL